The Candidatus Nanosynbacter sp. HMT-352 region AGGAAGATCGTGAGAACGCTAAGGACGAGTACGGTCTTTCACCGATGCGTGCCGTACAGAGGCGTTACGGTAAATATGTTCGGAAGTTTGTAAAAAATCATCAGCCCGACGCGATTCACGCGCATGATTGGTTGACGATGGAAGCTGGAATAATTGCTAAGGAAATGACGGGCGCGCCGCTAATTGTGCATGTTCACGCGACGGAATTTGACCGTTCTGGCGAGCAGTCCGGAAATCCTCTGGTTCACGAAATTGAGCAACAAGGCTTGCTGATGGCTGATCGGATAATCGCCGTTAGTGAAATTACGAAGGAAATAATTGTTAAGAATTATCACATTCCGCCAGAGAAAATTGAGGTGGTTTATAACGCGATTGATTTGGCTGATTTGCCGCCACATGAGTATGACGCCAGTACTTACAGATATTTGGAGGAGTTGAAAAAGGATGGCTATACGGTTGTTGGCGCGTTGACGCGACTCACGGTTCAGAAAGGTTTGACGTATTTTGTGCGAGCTGCAGCGAAGGCGCTTGATAAATATGAGAAAATTGTTTTTGTTTTATCTGGAAATGGCGAGCAAAGAGATGAACTGATTGAACTGGCGGCAGATTTAGGGATTAGCGATAAGATGATTTTTACGGGATTTGTGCGCGGAAAACAGTGGCGAGATATTTACTGTTTGATTGATGTTTTTGTGATGAGTTCGGTTTCTGAGCCATTTGGTTTAACTGCTTTGGAGGCGGCGCATCATGACACGGCGTTACTTATTAGTCGTCAATCTGGTGTCGGCGAGGTTCTGAATAATATTATGCGGTTTGATTATTGGGACGTAAATAAATTGGCGGATGAAATTGTTAATATCGCTGAATCGCCTGCTTTACAGAAATCTTTGAAGAAAAACGTTAAGAATGAATACGCGAGAATTTCCTGGCAAGATGCCGCTAGAAAATGTCTGAAACTGTATAAAGGAGCGCTGGCATGAATAAAAATAAAGGAATAGTTTTATATCTACACGTGCACCAACCGTGGCGAATACGCGAGTATAGTATATTTGACGTGGCTTGGAAGCATAATTATTTTTCTGGCGGTCAAAATCCAGATCAGGACAATCAAAAAATATTCCAAAAAGTTGCAGAAAAGTCGTATTTACCGATGAATGCTTTGCTTGAAAAATTATTGAAAAAATATCCTGATTTTAAGATCTCGCTGAGTTTTAGCGGAACGTTTTTAGAGCAAGCCGAAAGGTTTAATCCTGAGGTTTTGGAGAGCTTCAAGCGCTTAGCAAAAACTGGTCAAGTAGAAATCTTATCAAGTCCGTATCATCACAGTCTGGCGTTTTTCTATTCGCGCAAGGAATTCGAGCGTCAAGTTGAGCTTCACCGCTGGAAGATTCGTGAGA contains the following coding sequences:
- a CDS encoding glycosyltransferase family 4 protein; translated protein: MKILMLGWELPPHNSGGLGVACYQMSKALALEGVDIDFIIPYTAEHPGIDYMNIYSATPLPPNYHDLGAYNNGSEEDRENAKDEYGLSPMRAVQRRYGKYVRKFVKNHQPDAIHAHDWLTMEAGIIAKEMTGAPLIVHVHATEFDRSGEQSGNPLVHEIEQQGLLMADRIIAVSEITKEIIVKNYHIPPEKIEVVYNAIDLADLPPHEYDASTYRYLEELKKDGYTVVGALTRLTVQKGLTYFVRAAAKALDKYEKIVFVLSGNGEQRDELIELAADLGISDKMIFTGFVRGKQWRDIYCLIDVFVMSSVSEPFGLTALEAAHHDTALLISRQSGVGEVLNNIMRFDYWDVNKLADEIVNIAESPALQKSLKKNVKNEYARISWQDAARKCLKLYKGALA